Proteins found in one Enterococcus sp. 9D6_DIV0238 genomic segment:
- a CDS encoding universal stress protein has protein sequence MLQNYRKIMVAVDGSTEAELAFQKAMNVAMRNDAELLLAHVIDTRAFQSVSSFDGVLAEQATEMAKQTLEGYKKQAKEHGCEKVSSIIEYGSPKPWIAKQIPEDQGVDLIMLGATGLNAVERLFIGSVSEYVIRHAACDVLVVRTDLENKVPVDQDDK, from the coding sequence ATGTTACAAAATTATCGTAAAATCATGGTCGCCGTAGATGGATCGACAGAAGCAGAACTAGCTTTTCAAAAGGCTATGAACGTCGCAATGAGAAACGATGCAGAATTACTACTTGCTCATGTGATCGATACACGTGCTTTTCAATCTGTTTCATCTTTTGATGGTGTTTTAGCTGAACAGGCAACTGAAATGGCAAAACAAACACTCGAAGGATATAAAAAACAAGCAAAAGAGCATGGCTGCGAAAAAGTTTCTAGTATTATCGAATATGGCTCACCAAAACCTTGGATCGCAAAACAAATTCCTGAAGACCAAGGCGTAGATTTAATCATGCTGGGTGCTACTGGACTTAATGCTGTGGAACGATTATTTATAGGTTCTGTTTCAGAATACGTTATACGTCATGCAGCATGCGATGTCTTAGTCGTAAGAACAGATTTAGAAAATAAAGTTCCTGTGGATCAGGATGACAAATAG
- a CDS encoding acetate kinase, producing the protein MSKTIAINAGSSSLKWQLYQMPTEEVVAKGIVERIGLNDSIFTIKYGNDEKYEEIVDINDHDVAVKMLLDKLIELNILSSYDEITGVGHRVVAGGEDFKDSVVIDDDVLAKIEKLADLAPLHNPANAMGIKAFKKILPDIISVAVFDTAFHTTMPKHNFLYSIPTEYYEKFSARKYGAHGTSHKYVAHRAAEMLGRPIEELKIITCHLGNGASITAVDGGKSVDTSMGFTPLAGVTMGTRSGDIDPSLLAYLMEKLELTDIKDMINILNKQSGLLGLTGISSDMRDLEANMDKEAVQVAYDIFTDRIRKYIGSYVTVLNGVDAIVFTAGIGENDAHVRSEVIKGMTWFGCELDADKNNVRGKESVISTDDSKVKVLLIPTDEELMIARDVERLR; encoded by the coding sequence ATGTCTAAAACAATTGCAATCAATGCAGGAAGCTCAAGTTTAAAATGGCAATTATACCAAATGCCAACGGAAGAAGTCGTTGCTAAAGGGATCGTTGAACGAATTGGTTTGAATGATTCGATCTTTACAATCAAATATGGAAACGATGAAAAATATGAAGAAATCGTGGATATCAATGATCATGATGTTGCCGTAAAAATGTTATTGGACAAATTGATTGAATTGAACATTCTATCTTCTTATGATGAAATCACTGGTGTTGGACACCGTGTGGTTGCTGGTGGGGAAGACTTCAAAGATTCAGTTGTGATCGATGATGATGTTTTAGCAAAAATCGAAAAATTAGCTGATCTTGCTCCATTACACAATCCTGCAAATGCTATGGGAATCAAAGCATTCAAAAAAATCTTACCTGATATCATCAGTGTAGCGGTTTTTGATACAGCTTTCCATACAACGATGCCTAAACACAATTTCTTATACAGTATTCCAACTGAATACTATGAAAAATTCTCAGCACGTAAATATGGTGCGCATGGAACAAGCCACAAATATGTTGCTCACCGTGCTGCCGAAATGCTTGGTCGTCCGATTGAAGAACTAAAAATCATCACTTGCCATTTAGGAAATGGTGCTTCGATCACAGCGGTCGATGGCGGAAAATCTGTTGATACATCAATGGGCTTTACACCACTTGCAGGAGTAACGATGGGTACTCGTTCTGGCGATATCGATCCTTCATTACTAGCTTACTTGATGGAAAAACTAGAATTGACTGATATCAAAGATATGATCAATATTTTAAATAAACAATCAGGACTTTTAGGATTGACAGGTATCTCTAGTGACATGCGTGATCTAGAAGCAAATATGGATAAAGAAGCAGTTCAAGTAGCTTATGATATCTTTACTGACCGCATCCGTAAGTATATCGGAAGCTATGTCACAGTATTAAATGGTGTTGATGCGATTGTCTTTACTGCTGGTATTGGTGAAAATGACGCACATGTCCGTAGTGAAGTTATCAAAGGCATGACTTGGTTCGGTTGTGAGTTAGATGCTGATAAGAACAATGTTCGTGGAAAAGAATCAGTGATCTCAACAGACGATTCTAAGGTGAAAGTACTATTGATTCCAACTGATGAAGAATTGATGATCGCACGTGATGTTGAACGTTTAAGATAA
- a CDS encoding class I SAM-dependent methyltransferase yields the protein MFSEKIEKAFELMEQSIQLLQRSLDTSFLDAYIENGENIIDDYQVRILDGVPDEQTVQQLKTIYQQLKAIDLTPEEIRRLSQLILLKGNKTESLQANHQLTPDGIGFLFVYLIEQLYDQDQSLKALDIAAGMGNLLLTVVLNLSLAKYDVSGFGVDIDDTLLAVSATNNEWTQAAIQLFHQDGLQDLLIDPVDVALSDLPVGFYPNDEKAAGFDSAAEEGHSYAHHLLMEQAMKYVKPDGYGLFLIPTNILETEQSVFFKNWIQKNVYLQGMIQLPDELFKSAQSRKSILVVQNKGKHSEQAKEVLIAKLGSLKDPAKVTQFFQQFEAWKSSNLK from the coding sequence TTGTTCTCTGAGAAAATAGAAAAGGCTTTCGAATTAATGGAACAATCGATTCAATTACTTCAACGATCCTTAGACACTTCTTTTTTAGATGCGTATATTGAAAATGGTGAGAATATCATCGATGATTACCAAGTGCGTATTCTCGATGGAGTACCGGATGAGCAGACAGTCCAACAACTAAAAACCATTTATCAACAATTAAAAGCGATCGATTTAACTCCAGAAGAAATCAGACGATTATCCCAGTTGATTTTACTAAAAGGGAATAAAACAGAGTCCTTACAAGCAAATCATCAATTGACACCAGACGGTATTGGCTTTTTATTCGTCTACTTGATCGAACAATTGTACGATCAGGATCAATCATTGAAGGCTCTGGACATCGCCGCAGGTATGGGTAATCTTTTATTGACAGTTGTCCTTAATTTGTCATTGGCTAAGTATGATGTCAGCGGCTTTGGTGTAGATATCGATGATACATTGTTAGCAGTTTCTGCAACAAATAATGAATGGACACAAGCTGCGATCCAGTTATTTCACCAAGATGGACTGCAGGATTTATTGATCGATCCAGTTGATGTTGCTTTGAGTGATCTACCCGTTGGCTTTTATCCGAATGATGAAAAAGCAGCTGGTTTTGATTCCGCAGCAGAAGAAGGACATAGCTATGCACATCATCTATTGATGGAGCAGGCGATGAAATATGTCAAGCCGGATGGATACGGATTATTTTTGATTCCTACGAATATTTTAGAAACGGAACAAAGTGTGTTCTTTAAGAACTGGATTCAAAAGAATGTCTATCTGCAGGGAATGATTCAATTACCAGATGAATTATTCAAATCTGCTCAGTCTAGAAAAAGTATCTTAGTTGTCCAAAATAAAGGTAAGCATAGTGAACAGGCAAAAGAAGTTCTGATAGCAAAATTAGGCTCATTGAAAGATCCAGCAAAAGTGACACAATTTTTTCAACAATTTGAGGCTTGGAAGTCTTCAAATTTAAAATAA